A part of Cydia strobilella chromosome 15, ilCydStro3.1, whole genome shotgun sequence genomic DNA contains:
- the LOC134747856 gene encoding potassium voltage-gated channel protein eag isoform X2, whose amino-acid sequence MPGGRRGLVAPQNTFLENIIRRSSSQPDSSFLLANAQIVDYPIVYCNETFCKMSGYNRAEVMQKSCRCAWMYGELTEKEAVERVDRALDHHLADQFEILLYKKNRTPLWLLVHVAPIRNERELVVLFLLTFRDITALKQPIDQDDPKGAGLSKFAKLARSVTRSRSVLVSALPALKEPQRQSHLAHVSTQPHHVMSLSGDVLPQYRQEAPKTPPHILLHYCAFKAIWDWIILCLTFYTAIMVPYNVAFKNKTSEDVSLLVIDSIVDVVFFIDIVLNFHTTFVGPGGEVVSDPKVIRKNYFKSWFLIDLLSCLPYDVFNAFDHDEDGIGSLFSALKVVRLLRLGRVVRKLDRYLEYGAAMLILLLCFYMLVAHWLACVWYSIGRSDADSGLQYSWLWKLANVTQTPYSYVWSNESDGPELVNGPSRKTMYVTALYFTMTCMTSVGFGNVAAETDNEKIFTICMMIVAGAGLFCY is encoded by the exons ATGCCGGGCGGGCGCCGGGGGCTCGTGGCCCCGCAGAACACGTTCCTCGAGAACATCATCCGCCGCTCCTCCAGCCAGC CAGACAGCAGCTTTCTGCTGGCCAACGCGCAGATCGTGGACTACCCCATCGTGTACTGCAACGAGACCTTCTGCAAGATGAGCGGTTACAACCGCGCGGAG GTGATGCAGAAATCTTGTCGCTGCGCGTGGATGTACGGCGAGCTGACGGAGAAGGAGGCGGTGGAGCGCGTGGACCGCGCGCTCGACCACCACCTGGCGGATCAGTTCGAGATACTGCTCTATAAGAAGAACC GAACCCCACTATGGCTACTGGTGCACGTGGCGCCAATCCGCAACGAGCGCGAGCTGGTGGTGCTGTTCCTCCTCACCTTCCGGGACATCACGGCCCTCAAGCAGCCTATCGACCAGGACGACCCCAAGGGAG CGGGGCTGTCAAAATTCGCGAAGCTGGCGCGCTCCGTGACGCGCTCGCGCTCCGTGCTGGTGTCGGCGCTGCCGGCGCTCAAGGAGCCGCAACGGCAGAGCCACCTCGCGCATGTCAGTACACAACCCCACCAT GTGATGTCGCTGTCCGGCGACGTGCTACCGCAGTACCGGCAGGAGGCGCCCAAAACCCCTCCGCACATCCTGTTGCACTACTGCGCCTTCAAGGCTATCTGGGACTGGATCATCCTCTGCCTAACCTTCTACACCGCAATCATGGTCCCATACAACGTAGCCTTCAAGAACAAAACCTCCGAAGATGTCTCCTTACTGGTTATTGATTCCATCGTCGACGTGGTCTTCTTTATCGACATCGTGCTCAACTTCCATACCACGTTCGTCGGCCCTGGCGGAGAGGTCGTCAGCGACCCCAAGGTCATTCGCAAGAACTACTTCAAGTCGTGGTTCCTCATCGACTTGCTGTCGTGCCTACCGTACGACGTGTTCAACGCGTTCGACCACGACGAGGAC gGCATCGGCAGCCTGTTCTCGGCGCTGAAGGTGGTGCGGCTGCTGCGGCTCGGGCGCGTAGTGCGCAAGCTGGACCGCTACCTGGAGTACGGCGCGGCCATGCTGATCCTGCTGCTGTGTTTCTACATGCTGGTGGCGCACTGGCTGGCGTGCGTGTGGTACAGCATCGGGCGCTCGGATGCCGACTCGGGCCTGCAGTACTCGTGGTTGTGGAAGCTGGCCAACGTGACGCAAACGCCGTACTCCTACGTGTGGTCCAACGAGTCGGACGGGCCCGAGCTGGTGAACGGGCCCTCGCGCAAGACCATGTACGTGACGGCGCTCTACTTCACCATGACCTGCATGACCTCCGTGGGCTTCGGCAACGTCGCCGCCGAGACCGATAACGAGAAGATCTTCACCATCTGCATGATGATTGTAGCAGGTGCCGGACTCTTCTGTTATTAG
- the LOC134747856 gene encoding potassium voltage-gated channel protein eag isoform X1, protein MPGGRRGLVAPQNTFLENIIRRSSSQPDSSFLLANAQIVDYPIVYCNETFCKMSGYNRAEVMQKSCRCAWMYGELTEKEAVERVDRALDHHLADQFEILLYKKNRTPLWLLVHVAPIRNERELVVLFLLTFRDITALKQPIDQDDPKGAGLSKFAKLARSVTRSRSVLVSALPALKEPQRQSHLAHVMSLSGDVLPQYRQEAPKTPPHILLHYCAFKAIWDWIILCLTFYTAIMVPYNVAFKNKTSEDVSLLVIDSIVDVVFFIDIVLNFHTTFVGPGGEVVSDPKVIRKNYFKSWFLIDLLSCLPYDVFNAFDHDEDGIGSLFSALKVVRLLRLGRVVRKLDRYLEYGAAMLILLLCFYMLVAHWLACVWYSIGRSDADSGLQYSWLWKLANVTQTPYSYVWSNESDGPELVNGPSRKTMYVTALYFTMTCMTSVGFGNVAAETDNEKIFTICMMIVAALLYATIFGHVTTIIQQMTSATAKYHDMLNNVREFMKLHEVPKALSERVMDYVVSTWAMTKGLDTDKVS, encoded by the exons ATGCCGGGCGGGCGCCGGGGGCTCGTGGCCCCGCAGAACACGTTCCTCGAGAACATCATCCGCCGCTCCTCCAGCCAGC CAGACAGCAGCTTTCTGCTGGCCAACGCGCAGATCGTGGACTACCCCATCGTGTACTGCAACGAGACCTTCTGCAAGATGAGCGGTTACAACCGCGCGGAG GTGATGCAGAAATCTTGTCGCTGCGCGTGGATGTACGGCGAGCTGACGGAGAAGGAGGCGGTGGAGCGCGTGGACCGCGCGCTCGACCACCACCTGGCGGATCAGTTCGAGATACTGCTCTATAAGAAGAACC GAACCCCACTATGGCTACTGGTGCACGTGGCGCCAATCCGCAACGAGCGCGAGCTGGTGGTGCTGTTCCTCCTCACCTTCCGGGACATCACGGCCCTCAAGCAGCCTATCGACCAGGACGACCCCAAGGGAG CGGGGCTGTCAAAATTCGCGAAGCTGGCGCGCTCCGTGACGCGCTCGCGCTCCGTGCTGGTGTCGGCGCTGCCGGCGCTCAAGGAGCCGCAACGGCAGAGCCACCTCGCGCAT GTGATGTCGCTGTCCGGCGACGTGCTACCGCAGTACCGGCAGGAGGCGCCCAAAACCCCTCCGCACATCCTGTTGCACTACTGCGCCTTCAAGGCTATCTGGGACTGGATCATCCTCTGCCTAACCTTCTACACCGCAATCATGGTCCCATACAACGTAGCCTTCAAGAACAAAACCTCCGAAGATGTCTCCTTACTGGTTATTGATTCCATCGTCGACGTGGTCTTCTTTATCGACATCGTGCTCAACTTCCATACCACGTTCGTCGGCCCTGGCGGAGAGGTCGTCAGCGACCCCAAGGTCATTCGCAAGAACTACTTCAAGTCGTGGTTCCTCATCGACTTGCTGTCGTGCCTACCGTACGACGTGTTCAACGCGTTCGACCACGACGAGGAC gGCATCGGCAGCCTGTTCTCGGCGCTGAAGGTGGTGCGGCTGCTGCGGCTCGGGCGCGTAGTGCGCAAGCTGGACCGCTACCTGGAGTACGGCGCGGCCATGCTGATCCTGCTGCTGTGTTTCTACATGCTGGTGGCGCACTGGCTGGCGTGCGTGTGGTACAGCATCGGGCGCTCGGATGCCGACTCGGGCCTGCAGTACTCGTGGTTGTGGAAGCTGGCCAACGTGACGCAAACGCCGTACTCCTACGTGTGGTCCAACGAGTCGGACGGGCCCGAGCTGGTGAACGGGCCCTCGCGCAAGACCATGTACGTGACGGCGCTCTACTTCACCATGACCTGCATGACCTCCGTGGGCTTCGGCAACGTCGCCGCCGAGACCGATAACGAGAAGATCTTCACCATCTGCATGATGATTGTAGCAG CGCTGCTGTACGCGACCATCTTCGGGCACGTCACCACCATCATCCAGCAGATGACGTCTGCGACGGCCAAATACCACGACATGCTCAACAACGTGCGGGAGTTCATGAAGCTGCACGAAGTGCCGAAGGCGCTCAGCGAACGCGTTATGGACTACGTGGTCTCCACTTGGGCCATGACTAAAGGACTGGACACGGATAAGGTGAGCTGA
- the LOC134747860 gene encoding potassium voltage-gated channel protein eag-like: protein MKADICVHLNRKVFNEHPAFRLASDGCLRALAMHFHMSHSAPGDLLYHTGESIDSLCFIVTGSLEVIQDDEVVAILGKGDVFGDSFWKDSAVGQSAANVRALTYCDLHTIKRDRLLEVLDFYQAFANSFARNLTLTYNLRHRLIFRKVADVRRERELMERRKREPQLEQAQDHLVRKIFSRFRRERSVAAAPAPRPSLAPAPSSDAERGEPATAPTATPAPAAAAARGKWGRLLAGGSLDAGDAPRAAFTRSLSARDRPSLAAAAAAAAAPTPATTTVAATTAPVTTLSFKATFAKARSASALSALGGSAGSGRQDTIEEELEERKPASAPAPAPAPAPAPTAAATAAAASAHEAALAELRRDVRTEVQRLQQKLGRVEELLTALATRLGADAGDGEEPRPPADTAARKRRSKARSKGAAPAIPTPTTPGSAPGSPPGAGSASASAAASASAAASAAASASAAASASAAASAAARRRDFV, encoded by the exons ATGAAGGCGGACATCTGCGTGCACCTGAACCGGAAGGTGTTCAACGAGCACCCGGCGTTCCGGCTGGCGAGCGACGGCTGCCTTCGGGCGCTGGCCATGCACTTCCACATGTCGCACTCGGCGCCCGGGGATCTGCTGTACCACACCGGCGAGTCTATAGACTCGCTGTGCTTCATTGTCACGGGCAGCCTCGAGGTCATACAGGATGATGAGGTCGTGGCTATCCTAG GCAAGGGTGACGTGTTCGGCGACTCGTTTTGGAAGGACAGTGCAGTGGGTCAGTCGGCGGCCAACGTCCGCGCGCTAACTTACTGCGACCTGCACACCATCAAGCGCGACCGGCTGCTGGAGGTGCTGGACTTCTACCAGGCCTTTGCGAACAGCTTCGCGAGGAACCTGACACTGACATACAATCTGCGGCATCGACTTATTTTCCGCAAG GTGGCGGACGTGCGTCGTGAGCGCGAGTTGATGGAGCGACGCAAACGCGAGCCCCAACTCGAGCAAGCACAGGACCACCTGGTGCGCAAGATATTTTCGCGCTTCCGCCGCGAGCGCAGCgtggccgccgcgcccgcgccgcggcCGTCACTCGCGCCGGCACCGTCTAGTGACGCCGAGCGCGGCGAGCCGGCCACCGCGCCGACAGCCACGCcggcgcccgccgccgccgctgctcgAGGCAAATGGGGCCGCCTGCTCGCTGGCGGCTCTTTAGATGCGGGCGACGCGCCACGCGCCGCGTTCACGCGTAGCCTTAGCGCGCGCGACCGGCCTTCGCtcgccgcggccgccgccgctgcTGCTGCTCCTACACCAGCGACGACAACTGTCGCCGCTACGACTGCTCCCGTTACTACCCTATCCTTTAAA GCGACGTTTGCAAAGGCGCGATCGGCGAGCGCGCTCAGTGCCTTAGGCGGCAGCGCCGGCAGCGGGCGGCAGGACACGATCGAGGAGGAGCTGGAGGAGCGCAAGCCCGCGTCCGCCCCGGCCCCtgcgcccgcccccgcccccgcgcctaCGGCGGCGgccacggcggcggcggcgtcggcgCACGAGGCCGCGCTGGCGGAGTTGCGCCGCGATGTGCGGACGGAGGTGCAACGGTTACAGCAGAAG TTGGGTCGTGTGGAGGAGCTGCTCACGGCGTTAGCGACGCGGCTAGGCGCCGACGCGGGCGACGGCGAGGAACCGCGCCCGCCCGCCGACACCGCCGCGAGGAAACGGAGGTCTAAG GCGCGGAGCAAGGGCGCAGCGCCAGCAATCCCGACGCCGACGACCCCGGGCTCGGCGCCGGGCAGCCCGCCGGGCGCGGGCTCGGCGTCGGCTTCGGCGGCGGCGTCAGCGTCTGCGGCGGCGTCTGCGGCGGCGTCGGCGTCTGCGGCAGCGTCGGCGTCTGCGGCGGcttcggcggcggcgcgccggcgcgaCTTCGTGTAG